Proteins encoded in a region of the Inquilinus sp. KBS0705 genome:
- a CDS encoding Fpg/Nei family DNA glycosylase has product MPELPDLQVFSHNLNKRLAGKTVKQITVHKAPKLNVTHQQLADTLQGQKLDRVYRDGKELYFKFSKGDILALHLMLNGKLFLFEGKNDNKYPIIELLFTDDSGLALTDYQGIANPTLNPEEKEAPDAIAPEAGPDYLKQRLAKTKTNVKAVLLDQKIIRGIGNAYADEILWDARISPFSVSNKIPKDKVDDLAGSIRSVLKHAEEQIIKAKPDIIAGEIRDFLNIHNSKKKHSPTGAEILMKDTGRKTYYTNEQELFN; this is encoded by the coding sequence ATGCCCGAATTACCCGACTTGCAAGTATTTAGCCACAACCTTAATAAAAGGTTAGCCGGCAAAACTGTTAAACAAATTACCGTGCATAAAGCACCCAAATTAAATGTGACCCATCAGCAATTAGCCGATACCTTGCAAGGCCAAAAGCTTGACAGGGTGTACCGCGACGGTAAAGAGTTGTATTTTAAATTTAGCAAGGGCGATATTTTAGCCTTACACCTGATGCTGAACGGTAAATTATTTTTGTTTGAAGGTAAAAATGATAACAAGTACCCCATAATAGAACTGTTGTTTACCGACGATAGCGGTTTAGCCCTAACCGATTATCAGGGGATAGCCAACCCTACTCTTAACCCCGAAGAAAAGGAAGCGCCTGATGCCATAGCACCTGAAGCCGGACCAGACTATTTGAAACAAAGACTGGCAAAAACCAAAACCAATGTAAAGGCCGTGTTACTCGATCAAAAGATAATACGCGGCATTGGCAACGCTTATGCCGACGAAATACTTTGGGACGCGCGGATATCACCCTTTTCGGTAAGTAACAAAATACCTAAGGATAAGGTGGATGATCTGGCCGGGTCGATAAGATCGGTATTAAAGCACGCTGAAGAGCAGATCATAAAAGCCAAACCCGATATTATTGCCGGCGAGATACGCGATTTTTTGAATATCCATAATTCCAAAAAAAAGCACAGCCCAACCGGTGCCGAAATTTTAATGAAAGATACCGGGCGCAAAACCTATTACACCAACGAGCAGGAACTATTTAACTAA
- a CDS encoding PA2169 family four-helix-bundle protein, producing MGTLQHIQHQISALNDLIKTNNDRIMGYQKGIENTQDPALKMVFEGYADQSRGYVNELNDFIHLLGGSPTDGTTLSGKFYHTWIDVKSAFSKADEHSILSDCEYGEDIAKSAYRRALDDKELIWEDEKILSLLNNQMNGLKMAHDAIKALRDSTKVKQHA from the coding sequence ATGGGAACATTACAACATATACAACACCAAATATCAGCTTTAAACGATCTGATAAAAACAAATAACGACAGGATAATGGGGTACCAAAAAGGTATTGAAAACACACAGGACCCGGCCCTGAAGATGGTTTTTGAAGGCTATGCCGATCAAAGCAGGGGCTACGTAAACGAACTTAACGACTTTATACACCTGCTTGGCGGTTCGCCAACCGATGGCACCACCCTATCGGGCAAGTTTTACCATACCTGGATAGATGTTAAATCGGCTTTCTCCAAAGCGGATGAACATTCTATATTATCCGACTGCGAATATGGCGAAGATATAGCCAAAAGCGCCTACCGTAGAGCTTTGGATGATAAGGAACTGATATGGGAAGACGAAAAGATACTAAGCTTGCTTAACAACCAAATGAATGGCTTAAAAATGGCGCATGATGCTATTAAGGCCCTTCGCGATTCTACTAAAGTTAAACAACATGCTTAA
- a CDS encoding GNAT family N-acetyltransferase, with protein MRIKRINADEYQTVTALFNQYRMFYRQKDDIALAERFIHERLHNNESVIFVAIAGHNDDIPAGFTQLYPLLSSVRATKNWLLNDLYVDAAFRQQGIGEALIKTAMVFAKDKGAKYLQLETEVNNTTAQSLYENIGFVKQQPDDQHFVYQVNI; from the coding sequence ATGAGGATCAAAAGGATAAACGCTGATGAATACCAAACGGTTACCGCATTATTTAACCAATACCGCATGTTCTATCGCCAAAAAGATGATATAGCCCTGGCTGAGCGGTTTATACATGAGCGGCTGCACAATAACGAGTCGGTAATATTTGTTGCGATAGCCGGGCATAACGACGATATCCCCGCCGGTTTTACACAGTTATACCCCTTGCTGTCATCGGTAAGGGCTACTAAAAACTGGCTGTTGAACGATCTATATGTAGATGCCGCGTTTAGGCAACAGGGCATTGGCGAAGCCCTTATAAAAACAGCCATGGTATTTGCTAAAGACAAGGGTGCAAAGTACCTTCAGTTAGAGACCGAGGTAAACAACACCACCGCGCAAAGCCTGTACGAAAATATAGGCTTTGTTAAACAGCAACCCGACGACCAACACTTTGTGTACCAGGTTAATATTTAA